The Thiorhodovibrio litoralis genome includes a window with the following:
- a CDS encoding metallophosphoesterase family protein, which translates to MHDPYVLFHLSDIHFGLEDPRALDWVKQEISKKRPDAVAITGDLTMRARLREFDAACAWIRALDAPVTVGVGNHDLPYFNPIQRFFDPYQRIQAIADKVEVDINLPGLAIVPLKTVARWQPRLNWSKGCVTDAALAHCLAALDALPKGTCALITAHHPLREVGTKGTALTINGQKSLTELAKRKVLAVLSGHVHDAFDLTEQTAQGPVRMIGAGTLSRRLRSTPPSFNELRWDGEQLSVTVRNLGDHATPDMMIGDVPEDATPPRSPLEPVAPVEQVPDIKPPVH; encoded by the coding sequence ATGCATGATCCTTACGTACTCTTCCACCTGAGCGACATCCATTTCGGGCTTGAAGACCCGCGCGCGCTCGACTGGGTAAAGCAAGAAATCTCCAAGAAGCGTCCCGATGCGGTGGCGATCACCGGCGATCTGACGATGCGCGCCAGGCTGCGCGAGTTCGACGCGGCCTGCGCCTGGATTCGCGCGCTCGATGCCCCAGTCACCGTCGGGGTGGGCAATCACGACCTGCCGTATTTCAACCCGATCCAGCGCTTTTTCGACCCTTACCAGCGGATACAGGCGATCGCGGACAAGGTGGAGGTGGACATCAACTTACCCGGGCTTGCCATCGTGCCGCTCAAGACGGTGGCCCGCTGGCAACCGCGCCTGAACTGGTCGAAAGGCTGCGTGACCGACGCGGCGCTCGCGCATTGCCTCGCAGCGCTCGATGCGCTGCCCAAGGGGACCTGCGCACTGATAACCGCCCACCATCCCCTGCGTGAAGTGGGCACCAAAGGCACCGCGCTGACCATAAACGGCCAAAAATCCCTGACGGAGCTTGCCAAGCGCAAGGTACTTGCCGTGCTCTCGGGCCATGTCCATGACGCTTTCGACCTCACCGAGCAGACAGCGCAGGGGCCGGTGCGTATGATCGGCGCCGGCACCTTGTCGCGGCGCCTGCGCTCAACCCCGCCGAGCTTCAACGAGCTGCGCTGGGATGGCGAGCAGTTGAGCGTCACTGTGCGCAATCTCGGGGACCACGCCACGCCCGACATGATGATCGGCGATGTTCCCGAGGACGCGACACCTCCACGCAGTCCGCTCGAGCCGGTCGCCCCGGTCGAGCAGGTCCCGGATATCAAGCCGCCGGTGCATTGA
- a CDS encoding response regulator, translating to MAANPNATPVLPDLSQCEAEPIHLSGAIQPHGVLLALHGPDWRIVQTTATCRELLGIAAEDLLEQTLEQALGAALVSAVQDALAGYQAQPSAPYSFQWPSPLDARALTGYVHESDGLVLLELEPELPAGAVPGDLLAMAVRGLNPIRAQKDLTAKLHNAAALLRDLTGYDRVMIYRLDPVDWHGEVVAESRRDTLEPYLGLHYPASDIPLQARQLYLINRTRAIVDIDYVPVPLTPALNPLSGQPLDLSHSLLRSVSPVHVEYLRNMGVRATLTLSLYREDQLWGLIACHHQTPYLVSEKLRRVMDWMAQDLETQIQLAEDACHRRAEHDLKTCRERVVAAMRQGARLSALLEDPHQSDLLGAVGAEGVALIVGEHVHTGSETPDAARIAALAAELCARTSADKAPVFATDCLSDHIPDTRDLGATAAGLVFLRLTSAPDLALLWFRAEQVRHLSWGGDPNKPVTIETDGRISPRKSFAAWTQTVHLHSWRWSDEELASASKLGALIDIELRYQAEAARSQTQAELIDAKERAEAASRAKSEFLANMSHEVRTPLNGVMGYLQLMEMSDLDEEMAEYVKSAKASSQSLLTVINDILDFSKIEAGMLSIAREPFTLGALLEQIKAAFGPQVAAKGIALHSHIAPEVPAELIGDAARLRQVLFNLVGNAVKFTVKGEVRLDARVLEPSEAGSLRLQCAVTDTGVGIAADRIDELFEPFTQVDSSSIRRFQGTGLGLSIVKRLVGLMDGQVAIESALGQGTTVRFDIAVGILAAEPTAREPAITEANITEPVTTEPTIPGPTIPELAQATPQSAEPSSTKRLRIMIVEDDPTSSQIMAMLLERWGHRVCTAFNGLQALEAMSGQAYDLVFMDVQMPEMDGIAATRHIRENRNGDIDPSVTIIAMTAHALKGDRETCLAAGMDDYLSKPVDAQALRAVLDRWATQNE from the coding sequence ATGGCAGCAAATCCTAACGCCACGCCTGTGCTTCCCGACCTCAGTCAATGCGAGGCCGAGCCGATTCATCTCTCAGGCGCCATTCAGCCGCATGGGGTCCTGCTCGCCCTGCACGGGCCAGATTGGCGGATTGTCCAGACCACCGCCACCTGCCGCGAGTTGCTCGGCATCGCCGCAGAGGACTTGCTCGAGCAAACGCTGGAACAAGCCCTGGGCGCAGCGCTGGTCAGCGCCGTGCAAGACGCCTTGGCGGGTTACCAGGCACAACCTAGCGCCCCCTATTCGTTTCAGTGGCCCTCGCCGCTGGATGCCCGCGCCCTGACCGGCTATGTGCACGAGTCCGACGGCCTGGTGCTGCTGGAATTGGAGCCGGAACTGCCCGCCGGCGCCGTCCCAGGCGATCTGCTCGCCATGGCCGTGCGCGGGCTCAACCCGATCCGCGCGCAAAAAGACCTGACGGCAAAGCTGCACAACGCCGCCGCCTTGTTGCGTGATCTGACCGGCTACGACCGGGTGATGATCTACCGTCTCGACCCGGTGGATTGGCATGGCGAGGTGGTCGCCGAATCGCGTCGGGACACCCTGGAGCCCTATCTGGGGCTACACTATCCGGCCTCCGACATTCCGTTGCAGGCCCGGCAGCTGTATTTGATCAACCGCACCCGGGCGATCGTCGATATCGACTATGTCCCAGTGCCGCTCACGCCGGCGCTCAATCCCCTCAGCGGCCAGCCGCTCGACCTCTCGCACAGCCTGCTGCGCAGCGTCTCGCCGGTGCATGTGGAATATCTGCGCAACATGGGCGTGCGCGCCACCTTGACGCTATCGCTCTACCGCGAAGATCAGCTATGGGGACTGATCGCCTGCCACCATCAGACACCCTATCTGGTCTCAGAGAAGCTCCGCCGGGTCATGGACTGGATGGCGCAAGATCTGGAGACGCAGATCCAACTCGCCGAAGACGCTTGCCATCGCCGCGCGGAACATGACCTGAAAACCTGCCGCGAGCGCGTGGTAGCCGCTATGCGCCAAGGTGCACGGCTCTCCGCCTTGCTTGAGGATCCGCATCAGTCTGACCTGCTCGGCGCGGTCGGAGCCGAAGGTGTCGCACTCATCGTTGGCGAGCATGTTCACACCGGCAGCGAGACACCGGATGCTGCGCGCATCGCCGCGCTGGCTGCCGAGCTGTGCGCGCGCACCAGCGCTGACAAGGCCCCGGTCTTCGCCACCGATTGTCTGAGTGACCACATCCCCGACACCCGAGACCTAGGGGCTACGGCGGCCGGCCTGGTCTTCCTGCGCTTGACCTCGGCGCCGGATCTTGCGCTGCTCTGGTTTCGCGCCGAGCAGGTGCGCCACCTCAGCTGGGGCGGCGATCCCAACAAGCCGGTCACCATCGAGACGGATGGTCGCATTAGTCCGCGCAAGTCATTCGCGGCCTGGACGCAGACGGTGCATTTGCATAGCTGGCGCTGGAGCGACGAGGAACTGGCATCGGCGAGCAAGCTGGGCGCCTTGATCGATATCGAGCTGCGCTATCAGGCCGAGGCAGCGCGCAGCCAGACACAAGCGGAGCTAATCGACGCCAAGGAGCGGGCCGAGGCCGCCAGTCGGGCCAAGTCCGAGTTCCTGGCCAACATGAGCCACGAAGTCCGCACGCCCCTCAACGGCGTCATGGGCTATCTCCAGCTCATGGAGATGTCGGATCTGGATGAGGAAATGGCCGAATATGTGAAATCGGCGAAGGCGTCCTCCCAGAGCTTGCTGACCGTAATCAACGACATCCTCGACTTTTCCAAGATCGAGGCCGGCATGTTGTCCATCGCGCGCGAACCTTTTACCTTGGGCGCCCTCTTGGAACAGATCAAAGCGGCCTTTGGGCCGCAGGTCGCGGCCAAAGGCATCGCGCTGCACTCACACATCGCCCCCGAGGTGCCCGCGGAATTGATCGGCGACGCCGCGCGGCTGCGCCAGGTGCTATTCAACCTGGTTGGCAACGCCGTCAAGTTCACCGTCAAGGGAGAGGTGCGCTTGGACGCCCGGGTACTCGAGCCGAGCGAAGCCGGGAGCCTGCGTCTGCAATGCGCGGTGACCGATACGGGCGTCGGCATCGCTGCGGACAGAATCGACGAGTTGTTCGAGCCCTTCACCCAGGTCGATAGCTCCTCCATTCGGCGTTTCCAGGGCACGGGTCTGGGTCTATCCATTGTCAAACGACTGGTTGGCCTGATGGACGGGCAGGTCGCCATTGAAAGCGCCCTGGGCCAAGGAACCACCGTGCGGTTCGATATCGCGGTGGGCATCCTCGCCGCAGAACCGACCGCCCGCGAGCCGGCCATCACCGAGGCGAACATCACAGAGCCGGTCACCACCGAGCCGACTATCCCAGGGCCAACTATCCCAGAGCTGGCCCAGGCAACGCCCCAGAGCGCGGAGCCGTCCTCGACCAAGCGTCTGCGCATCATGATCGTCGAGGACGACCCGACCAGCTCGCAGATCATGGCGATGTTGCTGGAGCGCTGGGGGCATCGCGTCTGCACAGCCTTCAATGGCCTCCAGGCACTGGAAGCCATGTCGGGGCAGGCGTACGATCTGGTGTTCATGGACGTGCAGATGCCGGAGATGGATGGCATCGCGGCCACCCGGCACATCCGGGAGAACCGCAACGGCGACATCGATCCCTCGGTCACCATCATCGCCATGACGGCCCATGCCCTGAAGGGCGATCGGGAGACCTGTCTCGCCGCTGGCATGGATGACTATCTGTCCAAACCTGTTGACGCGCAGGCCCTGCGGGCAGTGCTGGACCGGTGGGCTACCCAGAACGAGTGA